TGGAAGTCGTAGTAAATTTCTGAGCAGGGACCGCAAGGACCAGTCGGACCAGATGCCCAAAAATTGTCATCTTCGCCCATGCGCTTGATTCGCGCTTCTGGAACGCCAATTTTGTCGCGCCAAATTGCATAAGCTTCGTCGTCTTCCTCAAAGACACTCACAATCAGGCGTTCTGGAGGTAAGCCAAAAACTGCAGTTGACAGTTCCCATCCCCAGGCGATCGCTTGCTGTTTGAAGTAATCTCCAAAGCTGAAGTTACCCAGCATTTCAAAGAAGGTGTGATGCCGTGCCGTGCGTCCCACATTTTCAATATCATTGGTGCGGATACATTTTTGGGATGTGGTGGCGCGCTGGAATTCCGGCTGTCGCTGTCCCAAAAAGATCGGCTTGAATGGCAACATCCCAGCGATCGTCAGCAGCACAGTGGGATCTTCTGGCACCAGGGAGCCACTGGGAAGAATTTGATGTCCTCGTTGAGCATAAAAATCGAGGAATTTTTGCCGAATTTCGTTACCGCTGAGGTACTGGAGAGAAGGCATGGGTGTTTATTAGGGGCGAGGGGCGAGGGATTTGAAGCCAGGGCTTGTCTGTCAATTTCATCAACTATTCTTGCATTTTGGTTTGGGTTATAGCTACTTGGGTTGAGATGATCCCGCTGAGGGGTTATGAGCGATCGCACTCAGCTCAGTAGAATGAAACTTTAATAACTATTCCAGGTATACTCACTGGTTTTACTATGGCACTCAAACTCAAAGTTCCCAATATTATGTGTTCTGACTGTGCACAAACAATCACCGAATCCATCACCACGATGGAACCAGATGCAAAGGTGGATGTAGATGTACAAGCTAAAACGGTCAGTGTAGAATCAGCAGCTTCTGAAGAGACAATTAAACAGGCGATTACGGCTGCTGGTTATACAATTGAAGGCTATCAATAAAAGAGGCTATAAGGAGAGTCGGGGAACTTTAAGCAATCCTTCCCTTCCCTATCTCTCCTAAAAGTTTCCCCTTACTCCGGTTATTTCTTTGGAGAGATGAGCATCATCATATTTCGCCCTTCTTTTTTGGGCGCTTGCTGCACTTCTCCAA
This window of the Chroococcidiopsis sp. CCMEE 29 genome carries:
- a CDS encoding heavy-metal-associated domain-containing protein, with translation MALKLKVPNIMCSDCAQTITESITTMEPDAKVDVDVQAKTVSVESAASEETIKQAITAAGYTIEGYQ